Proteins from one Flammeovirgaceae bacterium genomic window:
- the fusA gene encoding elongation factor G, with translation MARDLKYTRNIGIAAHIDAGKTTTTERILFYAGVSHKLGEVHDGAATMDWMAQEQERGITITSAATTVFWNYRDQKYHVNIIDTPGHVDFTVEVNRSLRVLDGLVFLFSAVDGVEPQSETNWRLADNYKVARIGFVNKMDRAGADFLAVCKQVKEKLGSNAVALQLPIGSEDHFKGVVDLINNRGIIWNEDDFGMTYQVVPIPDDMKEEAHEYREKLLEAVADYDESLMEKFFDAPNTITEEEILTALRKATIDMKIVPMVCGSSFKNKGVQTMLDLVMELLPSPMDKDNIIGTNPDTEAEVVIRPSEEEPFAALAFKIATDPFVGRLCFVRAYSGILDSGSYVYNSRSGNRERISRIFQMHANKQNQIDKLLAGDIGAVVGFKDIKTGDTLCNEKRKVVLESMVFPEPVIGYAIEPKKQVDADKLGMAISKLVEEDPTLRVNTDQETGQTILRGMGELHLEIIIDRLRREFKVEINQGAPQVAYKEALTQTVEHKEVYKKQTGGRGKFADIVFEIGPREDGKEGLEFVNNIVGGVIPKEFIPAIQKGFEQAMVNGPLAGYPVDSMRVRLFHGSFHDVDSDSLSFELAARLGFRESARKASPQILEPIMGVEVLTPDEFTGSVTGDLNRRRGIMKGMDTRGGAQVVKADVPLAELFGYVTDLRTITSGRAAASLTFSHYAPVPKNLAEKVIEETKGAVAVK, from the coding sequence ATGGCAAGAGACTTAAAATATACTAGAAATATTGGTATTGCGGCCCACATCGATGCGGGCAAGACCACTACCACGGAGCGTATCCTTTTTTATGCCGGGGTAAGCCATAAACTTGGCGAAGTGCACGATGGTGCCGCCACCATGGACTGGATGGCCCAGGAGCAGGAACGCGGGATCACCATTACGTCCGCGGCCACTACCGTATTTTGGAACTACAGGGACCAAAAATACCATGTCAACATTATTGATACCCCTGGCCACGTGGACTTTACCGTTGAGGTAAACCGCTCGTTGCGTGTGCTGGACGGCCTGGTTTTTTTGTTTTCCGCAGTGGATGGCGTGGAGCCCCAATCGGAAACCAACTGGCGCCTGGCAGATAACTATAAAGTAGCCCGTATCGGGTTTGTCAATAAGATGGACCGTGCAGGCGCTGACTTCCTGGCCGTTTGCAAACAAGTAAAAGAGAAATTGGGCAGCAACGCGGTGGCCCTTCAATTGCCTATTGGTTCGGAAGACCACTTTAAAGGCGTGGTCGACTTGATCAACAACCGCGGCATCATCTGGAACGAAGATGACTTCGGAATGACCTACCAGGTAGTGCCCATTCCCGATGACATGAAGGAAGAGGCGCATGAGTACCGCGAAAAGTTATTGGAGGCGGTGGCCGACTATGACGAGTCGTTGATGGAAAAATTTTTCGATGCGCCAAATACCATTACGGAAGAAGAAATTTTGACTGCCCTTCGCAAAGCAACCATCGATATGAAAATCGTGCCGATGGTGTGTGGTTCTTCCTTTAAGAACAAGGGCGTGCAAACCATGCTTGACCTGGTGATGGAATTGTTGCCATCGCCCATGGACAAAGACAATATCATTGGCACCAACCCGGATACCGAGGCGGAGGTAGTGATCAGGCCTTCGGAAGAAGAGCCGTTTGCGGCATTGGCCTTTAAGATTGCCACCGATCCTTTTGTGGGCCGCCTTTGCTTTGTGAGGGCCTATTCTGGTATTTTGGATTCGGGCTCTTATGTGTACAACTCACGCTCCGGGAACAGGGAAAGGATTTCCCGTATTTTTCAGATGCACGCCAATAAGCAAAACCAAATTGACAAATTGCTTGCCGGTGATATTGGGGCCGTTGTAGGATTCAAGGACATCAAGACCGGGGATACCCTGTGCAACGAAAAGCGCAAAGTGGTATTGGAGTCCATGGTATTCCCCGAGCCTGTGATTGGTTACGCCATTGAACCCAAAAAGCAGGTGGATGCCGACAAGTTGGGGATGGCCATTTCCAAATTGGTGGAGGAAGACCCTACCCTGCGCGTGAACACAGACCAGGAAACAGGACAGACCATCCTAAGGGGGATGGGCGAGCTTCACCTGGAGATCATTATCGACCGCCTGAGAAGGGAGTTTAAGGTAGAGATCAACCAGGGGGCGCCACAGGTGGCCTACAAGGAAGCCCTTACCCAAACCGTGGAGCACAAGGAAGTATACAAGAAGCAAACCGGTGGCCGTGGTAAATTTGCCGATATTGTGTTTGAGATCGGGCCTCGTGAGGATGGAAAAGAGGGCCTTGAGTTTGTAAACAATATTGTGGGCGGGGTTATTCCAAAAGAATTTATCCCGGCCATACAAAAAGGTTTTGAGCAGGCCATGGTAAACGGGCCATTGGCGGGCTACCCTGTTGATTCCATGCGCGTGAGGTTGTTCCATGGTTCGTTCCATGATGTGGACTCTGATTCGTTGTCATTTGAATTGGCCGCCAGGCTGGGTTTCAGGGAGTCGGCCAGGAAAGCCTCGCCTCAAATCCTGGAGCCCATTATGGGGGTAGAGGTACTTACCCCTGACGAGTTTACAGGTTCTGTAACAGGCGACCTCAACAGGAGAAGGGGCATTATGAAAGGAATGGACACCCGTGGTGGGGCGCAAGTGGTAAAAGCGGATGTACCGCTGGCGGAGCTGTTTGGTTATGTAACGGATTTGCGTACCATCACTTCAGGCCGGGCGGCAGCCTCGTTGACGTTCTCCCACTATGCACCGGTACCCAAGAACCTTGCTGAAAAAGTAATTGAAGAAACAAAAGGAGCAGTTGCTGTAAAATAA
- a CDS encoding TonB-dependent receptor, producing the protein MKKEKNIFSIVLMAIGALLPGLAAGQQDSIRSFNLDEVVVTATKFPKNKNETGKVVTVIGSDILRQSVGKDLSQLLNEQAGLVINGAYSNPGKDKSVYLRGAKSEYTVFLIDGIPVSDPSGAGGAFDPRMFSLGQLEKIEILRGSQSTLYGSDAIAGVINLITKKEGDKPIGGSASIAYGSYGMLKGNVGLQGSTGSVGYRVGYGHMGATGISEAKDINQTGNFDKDGFGQNTFNASVDFKKINDLSVSPFLRYTDYDGELDGGAFTDDNSTYASTLVNPGLKAQYQLEKGAINFLYGYNKTNRKFDGPFGPTLYKGRFGNADLFLNYDIGKKLQLLSGINYQGLKMIDASLPIREPVAQMVSPYVSVFLHHIGGMALEVGGRYNHHSKYGGNSTFSVNPSYTLNHAAKFFLNYSTGFKAPTLQQLYGAFGANEGLKPERSTSFEVGLDVIAKNNFDARLTFFSRTVDDIIVYSYTTGNINLDNQNDHGLEFEPSLKIGRRVTVKAYYSLVEGEVSTKENGKDSTYFNLFRRPKHTWGLTVGAQAGPQLFISLNAKSFGARKDLYFNPDNFFVAEQVSLEAYVLVDAYVEYNMWGERLKVFANLRNILDQDYMEVYGYNTMGFNLNAGFGFWF; encoded by the coding sequence ATGAAAAAGGAGAAAAACATCTTTTCAATCGTATTAATGGCCATAGGCGCATTGCTGCCGGGCCTGGCTGCCGGGCAGCAAGACTCCATCCGGTCATTCAACCTGGATGAAGTCGTGGTGACGGCAACCAAATTCCCTAAAAACAAAAATGAAACCGGCAAAGTGGTCACCGTAATTGGTTCGGACATATTGCGGCAAAGTGTGGGAAAAGACCTATCGCAATTGCTCAACGAGCAGGCCGGGCTGGTGATCAACGGGGCCTACTCCAATCCGGGCAAAGACAAATCGGTTTACCTGAGGGGGGCAAAAAGCGAGTACACCGTCTTTTTGATTGACGGTATTCCGGTCAGCGACCCTTCAGGTGCCGGTGGTGCTTTTGACCCCCGGATGTTTTCTTTAGGCCAGTTGGAAAAGATAGAAATACTTAGGGGCAGCCAGTCCACCCTTTATGGAAGCGATGCCATTGCCGGTGTGATCAATTTGATCACCAAAAAGGAGGGGGACAAGCCCATTGGTGGAAGTGCATCCATCGCTTATGGAAGTTACGGCATGCTTAAGGGCAACGTGGGCCTTCAGGGCTCAACGGGTTCCGTAGGCTACCGTGTTGGGTACGGCCATATGGGTGCCACCGGTATCAGCGAGGCAAAGGACATCAACCAAACTGGCAATTTTGATAAAGATGGCTTTGGCCAAAATACTTTCAACGCCAGTGTTGATTTCAAAAAAATAAATGACCTCTCCGTTTCCCCTTTCCTTAGGTACACGGATTATGATGGGGAACTTGATGGTGGCGCTTTTACAGACGATAATTCAACCTATGCCTCCACCCTTGTGAACCCTGGATTGAAGGCACAGTATCAACTGGAAAAAGGGGCCATTAATTTTTTGTACGGGTACAACAAAACCAATAGGAAATTTGACGGGCCCTTTGGCCCCACCTTGTACAAGGGAAGGTTTGGCAATGCGGATTTGTTTTTGAACTACGATATTGGAAAAAAACTTCAGTTGCTTTCAGGGATCAATTATCAGGGCTTGAAGATGATAGATGCTTCCCTTCCCATCAGGGAGCCGGTGGCACAAATGGTGAGCCCGTATGTTTCGGTGTTCTTGCACCATATTGGCGGCATGGCCCTTGAGGTAGGGGGGCGGTACAACCATCATAGCAAATATGGCGGCAACTCCACCTTTAGCGTGAACCCTTCCTATACCCTCAACCACGCGGCCAAGTTTTTTCTTAATTATTCCACAGGGTTTAAGGCGCCCACGCTGCAGCAACTCTACGGTGCATTTGGTGCCAATGAAGGCTTAAAACCCGAAAGGAGCACGAGTTTTGAGGTTGGCTTGGATGTGATCGCCAAAAACAACTTCGATGCCAGGCTCACCTTTTTTAGCCGCACCGTTGACGATATAATTGTTTATTCGTACACCACCGGTAATATTAACCTTGACAATCAGAATGATCATGGGCTTGAGTTCGAGCCCTCGTTAAAAATAGGCAGAAGGGTTACGGTGAAAGCCTATTATAGCCTGGTGGAGGGCGAGGTATCCACAAAGGAGAATGGGAAGGACTCCACTTACTTTAATTTGTTTAGGAGGCCAAAGCACACCTGGGGGCTTACTGTGGGCGCACAGGCCGGCCCCCAACTTTTTATAAGCCTGAATGCAAAATCATTTGGCGCACGAAAGGATTTGTATTTCAACCCGGATAATTTTTTTGTGGCGGAACAAGTAAGCCTGGAGGCGTACGTGCTTGTGGATGCTTATGTGGAGTATAACATGTGGGGCGAGAGGCTTAAGGTTTTTGCCAACCTTCGCAATATCCTTGACCAGGACTACATGGAAGTATATGGGTACAATACAATGGGCTTTAATTTGAATGCAGGGTTTGGTTTCTGGTTTTGA
- the rpsJ gene encoding 30S ribosomal protein S10 — MNQKIRIKLKSYDHNLVDKSSEKIVRAVKATGAVVSGPIPLPTIKEKFTVLRSPHVNKKSREQFQLCTYKRLVDIYSNSAKTVDALMKLELPSGVDVEIKV; from the coding sequence ATGAACCAGAAGATAAGAATTAAACTAAAGTCCTATGACCACAACCTGGTCGACAAATCTTCAGAGAAGATTGTTAGGGCCGTAAAGGCAACAGGAGCTGTCGTAAGTGGCCCCATACCCTTGCCCACCATTAAGGAAAAATTCACCGTGCTGAGGTCGCCACACGTAAATAAAAAGTCACGTGAGCAGTTCCAACTGTGCACTTACAAGCGCCTGGTGGACATCTACTCCAACAGCGCAAAAACAGTGGATGCCCTGATGAAGCTGGAGTTGCCGAGTGGCGTGGATGTGGAGATAAAAGTATAG
- a CDS encoding 30S ribosomal protein S12 yields the protein MPTIQQLVRKGRKKLTFKSKSPALDSCPQRRGVCTRVYTTTPKKPNSALRKVARVRLTNSKEVNAYIPGEGHNLQEHSIVLIRGGRVKDLPGVRYHIIRGALDTAGVNGRLQSRSKYGAKRPKAAAAK from the coding sequence ATGCCTACCATTCAACAGCTTGTAAGGAAGGGAAGGAAAAAATTGACGTTCAAGTCGAAATCCCCGGCCCTTGATTCATGCCCTCAGCGCAGGGGCGTATGCACCCGTGTGTACACCACCACGCCCAAGAAGCCAAATTCCGCGCTTCGCAAAGTGGCCCGCGTGAGGTTGACCAATAGCAAAGAGGTGAACGCCTATATCCCTGGAGAGGGCCACAATCTACAAGAGCACTCCATCGTATTGATCAGGGGGGGCAGGGTGAAGGACCTTCCGGGCGTTCGTTACCACATTATCCGCGGTGCCCTTGATACGGCTGGTGTAAATGGACGCCTGCAGAGCAGGTCCAAGTATGGGGCAAAACGACCTAAAGCAGCGGCTGCTAAATAA
- the meaB gene encoding methylmalonyl Co-A mutase-associated GTPase MeaB, whose amino-acid sequence MRNPSPSSRLTADAYAKGILDHDRVMLGRAITLVESRLPSDRLLAEGLVQKILPHTGNSIRIGITGIPGVGKSTFIESLGKHLTASGKKVAVLAIDPSSQRTKGSILGDKTRMDDLSRDPNAFIRPTSAANTLGGVAHNTREAILLCEAAGFDVIIVETVGVGQSEVAAREMVDFFLLLLIGGAGDELQGIKKGIMEMADGVVITKADGGNQKLANQAKADYQHALRLFPPPPSGWVPKVLVSSAFEKSGIKETWGMIESFKSFAATQGFWGQQRAGQNIHWFRSSIEGLLKEEILRHPSLLEKIKKAELQVAQGTISPRAASRQIVDGFISLLANQK is encoded by the coding sequence ATGCGTAACCCCTCACCGTCCTCCAGGCTTACAGCCGATGCCTACGCCAAGGGGATCCTCGACCACGACCGCGTGATGCTGGGCCGGGCGATTACGCTGGTGGAGAGCCGGCTTCCTTCCGACCGGTTATTGGCCGAGGGGTTGGTTCAAAAAATATTGCCCCATACAGGAAATTCCATTCGCATCGGGATCACCGGAATACCCGGTGTTGGCAAGAGCACTTTCATTGAATCTTTGGGCAAGCACCTCACCGCATCAGGAAAGAAGGTGGCCGTCCTCGCCATCGACCCCAGTAGCCAACGCACCAAGGGAAGCATCCTTGGCGACAAGACCCGGATGGACGACCTGTCCCGCGACCCCAATGCTTTCATCCGGCCCACTTCCGCGGCCAACACCCTGGGCGGGGTGGCCCACAATACCCGGGAAGCCATCCTGTTGTGCGAAGCGGCAGGATTTGACGTGATTATTGTGGAAACCGTGGGCGTGGGCCAATCGGAAGTTGCCGCGCGGGAAATGGTCGATTTCTTCCTGCTGTTGCTCATTGGCGGGGCGGGGGACGAGCTTCAGGGAATAAAAAAAGGGATAATGGAAATGGCGGACGGGGTGGTGATCACAAAGGCCGATGGCGGCAACCAGAAACTGGCCAACCAGGCCAAAGCCGATTACCAGCATGCCCTTAGGCTTTTCCCGCCACCTCCATCCGGATGGGTGCCCAAGGTTTTGGTTTCATCGGCTTTTGAAAAATCCGGTATCAAGGAAACCTGGGGAATGATCGAAAGTTTTAAATCTTTTGCCGCCACCCAGGGCTTCTGGGGCCAACAGCGCGCAGGGCAAAACATACACTGGTTCCGCTCCTCCATTGAGGGCCTGCTAAAAGAGGAAATCCTGAGGCACCCTTCCCTCCTGGAAAAAATCAAGAAAGCGGAACTCCAGGTCGCCCAGGGCACCATAAGCCCACGGGCTGCCTCCCGTCAAATCGTTGACGGTTTCATCAGTTTACTGGCCAACCAAAAATAA
- a CDS encoding DUF3467 domain-containing protein, translated as MAEEKKNQQNQINIELPEEIAEGIYSNLAMIAHSNSEFVVDFIRLMPGVPKARVKSRIIITPEHAKRLLAALKDNIEKYEATFGPIKRTDEMPKFPMNFGGTVGEA; from the coding sequence ATGGCGGAAGAAAAGAAGAACCAGCAAAACCAGATCAATATTGAACTGCCCGAAGAAATAGCGGAAGGGATATATTCCAACCTGGCCATGATTGCCCACTCCAACAGTGAATTTGTGGTTGACTTTATCCGCTTAATGCCCGGGGTGCCCAAGGCCCGGGTCAAATCCAGGATCATCATTACCCCGGAGCATGCCAAGAGGTTGCTGGCCGCGCTCAAGGACAATATCGAGAAATACGAGGCTACCTTTGGCCCCATCAAGCGGACGGACGAAATGCCTAAATTTCCCATGAATTTTGGGGGCACTGTAGGGGAGGCGTAA
- the rpsG gene encoding 30S ribosomal protein S7, producing the protein MRKSKPKKRYLLPDPKFQDPMVTKFVNYMMEEGKKSLAYSIFYDAIEQVEKKSGGESGLEVWRRAMSNVAPSVEVKSRRVGGATFQVPIEVRPERKTNLTIKWLIDYARARGEKTMTDKLAAEILAASKGEGAAIKKKDDTHRMADANKAFSHFRF; encoded by the coding sequence ATGAGGAAATCAAAACCTAAAAAAAGATACCTGCTTCCCGATCCTAAGTTTCAGGATCCCATGGTGACCAAATTTGTGAACTACATGATGGAGGAGGGCAAAAAAAGCCTTGCTTACAGCATTTTTTATGATGCCATCGAACAGGTGGAAAAGAAGAGCGGTGGCGAAAGCGGCCTTGAAGTGTGGAGGCGTGCCATGAGCAACGTGGCCCCTTCCGTAGAGGTGAAGAGCCGCAGGGTAGGGGGCGCTACTTTTCAGGTGCCCATAGAAGTGCGACCCGAGCGCAAAACCAACCTTACCATCAAGTGGCTGATCGACTATGCCCGTGCCCGTGGCGAAAAAACCATGACCGACAAACTGGCAGCGGAAATCCTGGCCGCCTCCAAAGGCGAAGGGGCTGCTATTAAGAAAAAAGATGATACACACAGGATGGCAGACGCCAACAAGGCCTTCTCCCACTTCCGATTCTAA
- a CDS encoding ABC transporter substrate-binding protein: MVFRISQKALSHLLLPLLLLHGLTACRPTAKKQPEKAMATMEYAQGFTFRKEGASTEIELKQPYAQASAPLRYLLVPKNEKVPHHDPGIQVIRTPVDKIVCTSTSHIALLDYLNEVDKLVGFPSTELISSKKARARIDAGRVADLGMDKEMDLELLYSLHPDLVMGYSISGDMGNLNKIKQLGIPVVVNAEYLENHPLGRAEWIKYMAAFFGKEKMADSVFAFIKTEYLKAQALVEGIRSRPTVMSGILYGDAWFLPGGQNYGARVFQDAGYRYLWADNPSNGFIKLSFENVLSKGKGADYWIGVGSFRSLEGMKSAEPRYALFQSFQSKQVYTYDARTGPTGGSEYLELGYSRPDLILKDLIKIAHPDLLPGYTPYFHEKLH, encoded by the coding sequence ATGGTTTTCCGCATATCACAAAAAGCGCTGTCCCATTTACTGTTGCCCCTGCTGTTGCTCCATGGACTGACCGCCTGCAGGCCCACTGCCAAAAAGCAACCGGAAAAAGCAATGGCCACCATGGAATATGCACAGGGGTTTACCTTCAGGAAGGAAGGTGCCAGTACGGAAATAGAATTAAAGCAACCCTACGCACAGGCAAGCGCCCCACTGCGGTACCTGCTGGTGCCCAAAAACGAAAAAGTGCCTCACCATGACCCAGGTATCCAGGTCATCCGCACGCCCGTTGACAAGATTGTGTGTACTTCCACTTCGCATATCGCCCTGCTCGATTACTTAAACGAGGTGGACAAATTGGTTGGCTTTCCATCAACGGAGTTGATAAGCAGCAAAAAAGCCCGCGCGAGGATTGACGCGGGACGGGTGGCCGACCTGGGAATGGACAAGGAAATGGACCTTGAACTGTTGTACTCCCTGCACCCGGACCTGGTGATGGGGTATTCCATTAGCGGGGACATGGGCAACCTAAACAAAATAAAACAGTTGGGCATACCGGTGGTAGTCAATGCGGAGTACCTGGAAAACCATCCGCTGGGCAGGGCGGAATGGATAAAGTACATGGCCGCCTTCTTTGGAAAAGAAAAGATGGCCGATTCGGTTTTCGCTTTCATAAAAACCGAATATCTAAAAGCCCAGGCCCTTGTGGAGGGCATACGCTCAAGGCCTACGGTGATGAGCGGCATACTTTATGGCGATGCCTGGTTCCTTCCCGGAGGACAAAACTACGGGGCACGGGTTTTCCAGGATGCCGGGTACCGTTATTTGTGGGCGGACAATCCCAGCAATGGTTTTATAAAGCTCAGTTTTGAAAATGTGTTGTCCAAAGGCAAAGGGGCAGATTACTGGATCGGGGTTGGCTCTTTCCGATCGCTGGAAGGCATGAAAAGTGCAGAACCCCGGTATGCCCTTTTTCAATCCTTTCAGTCAAAACAGGTTTACACCTACGATGCCAGGACGGGCCCCACGGGGGGCAGCGAGTACCTGGAGTTGGGCTACTCCCGGCCCGATTTGATTTTGAAGGACCTCATTAAAATCGCCCATCCGGATTTGCTTCCCGGTTACACGCCCTATTTCCACGAAAAGCTACATTGA